From Arachis hypogaea cultivar Tifrunner chromosome 3, arahy.Tifrunner.gnm2.J5K5, whole genome shotgun sequence:
GGCAAAACTAGATCTAGTAGGACAAATCACAAAGTGGTCAATAGAACTTTTGGAATTTGACATTTGCTATCAATCACGAGGATCACCCAATGCACAAGCACTGGTCGTCTTTATTTCAGAATTCACCACTCCTGAAAGTCTATCCCCCGAATGGGAGCTATTCGTAGACGGAGCATCAAATGAAAGTGTGTCTGGAGCCGGAATCTTACTGAAAGATAACATCGGAGTGCATGCCGAATAGTCaataaaattcctttttcaaataAGCAATAACCAGGCTGAGTATAAAGCATTATTAGCTGGactaagatcaacaagaaaggTCGAAGTCCAAAACCTAAAGGTATACTGCGACTCCCTCCTTATAGTACAACAAGTAACTGGTCACTTTCAGGTACGAGATCAgctcttagaaaaatatttaaatacagCAAAAGATATGATAcaacattttcaaaattttgaaatttcacaTATACGTAGGGAAAAAAGCTGTAGGGCCGATATTTTATCTAAATTGGTTACTTCCAGAATAAAGGATTCAACAGATACTATGTCACATCTCACACTAATAGAACCGAGTTTAGATATCAAGATTGTTTTAAGTGTGTCACATGAAGAAGACTGACAAAGTCCATATATTCAGTATTTAAGAACTGGAAAAGTACTAAAAATGAATAACCAAGGTCATTCAAACATAAAGCGAGCTATTACACTATCATGGGAGACGACCTATACAAATGGGGATTCTCCTGACCATTACTGAAGTGCCTTGGACCATCAGAAGTAGAAGCCTCCATAGCCGAGATTCATGATGGCATCTATGGCCACCACACTGAAGGTAGGAGCTTGGCCAAGAAAATCCTACGAGTAGGGTACTACTGGCCGAGCTTACGCAAAGATTGCATGAACAAAGTACAGAAATGTGACCCATGCCAGAAATGTGCACCACTCATTCGCAGTTCGGCCGAATTATTGCATACTTCAGATGTTAGGTGGCCTTTTTACAAATAGGGGATGAACATCCTAGGACCATTCCCAATATCACCAAGACAAGTAAAATTTCTATTAGTAGCAATTGATTATTTTACTaagtggatagaagcacaacCACTTGCAAAAATAACCTCGGACAAGATATGCACTTTCATTTGGAAATCAATCATATGTAGATATGGTTTACCTAGAGAAATTATTTCTGATAATGGTTGGCAGTTCATTGATAAGAAAATTGCATCCTTTTTAACTAACCTTCACATTAAGCATTGTTTTTCCTATATCGAGCACCCGCAAAGTAATAGGCTCGCAGAGGCAGCTAATAAGATCATCTTGCAGGCCTTAAACAAAAGACTAACAGATGCTAAGGGACGTTGGGTTGAGCTAATAACAGAAATATTGTGGAGCTATAATACAAAACCACAATCCACGACCAATGAAACCCCGCTCTAGTTAGTATACAACACGGACTCTATGATCCCAATAGCTAGAGATCGCTCAAGGTTCAACTCGGACCGAGTACTTTAGCGAAGATGCCAATATGGATGCCAAATCAGCCGAACTCGATACAATAAGCGACGAACAAAGCATGGCCGAAATTCGACAGAAGTCCATGCAATTAGCCATGCAATAGAAGTATAACAAAAAAGTACGACCAAGGGTATTATAACATGGAGATCTAGTGCCGAGACAAATAGAGGAAGTCCGAAAGCCCATAGGACATGGAAAATCAGCAGCAACATGGGAAGGACCTTTCCGAGTCTCCAAAGTCATCGGAAAAGGGGCTTACTGCCAAAAAACCTTAGACAAGACGGCCCTACCCAACACTTGGAACATTTCATCATTGAAGTTttattatagttaatttttactGTAAACAAGTTGGAGTGGgcatgtactctttttcctgatcACAGAGTTTTTTTCCTAAGGAGGGTTTTACTCGGACAGGTTTTAATGAGGCCGACCACTCCACGCCTTTCAAACAGGAAGGTTTTTTCCATATCCCAAATGAAACAtattctttcctttctatttgcTACACTGTTCTATCTACTAAATTGTTTCATCCGAACCAACGTAAATCGAAAAGTTGGATACAACATCTAAGCAACATACAATAATAAGCATTCAAATATTTCAAGTTTAAACCGACATCATACGTCAGAAATCAGTTCAAACAAACACACCGATACTAGATCAgtcatcaaatcaaaatttcaaaatacaAATTATCAAAAATATCCACAAACTTATTAATCTTTATCAGAGGGGAGGGGAGGAACATTTTCATCATGCTCCTCACCCGCCTCATCTTCAACAAGCTCACCATTCACTACAATCTTTGTCACATCAAGTCTCCCAACATCAAACTCGGGCACAAACATAGCTACCTGGCTCACAACTCGGTTGAAACCGGTAGCAAACAtttccaaaacctcattttctAACTCGTGAACACGAGAGGTTATCTTACCCTTGACCTTGTCATTTTCCTTAATTTCATTTTGCAGAAGACGGATATGATCTTGAGGCTTAGTGACCTCCTCCTCCCTATCCTTCATCTTAGAGGTCACATTGATGATcacattctttttttctttcacaGATCGCTCCAAATTCACAACTTTTTCAGCAACAACATGCTGCTCTGCACCTAGCAGCTCAGTAGCACGACCAACACACAGCAAACGCAAAGCCATAatctacaacaaaataaaagaatagCACTTATACAAACAGCACAACCCAATTAGCAACAAAAGTGTACCAACCTCGATAAACTTTCCCATCCCTTCCATACTCGTACGACGAGTCAGCCTTATATCCCCAGGATACTGGGAAACCCTATCAGCAAGCTCAAAAACGGGATATTGCTCATTCCAAAGGGATTGATGGTTCACCTCCTCTATAAACCCATGAAGTTTTTTCTGCTTCTCAAACATTGACCTATCACCCTTGTCCTCTTCGGAGAGCACCTCTAGTGACTTCTCGgactcaacttttttttttttagagaagGATGAGGTCGGGCACTGGAGACTGGAGTGAGCAACATCCCCTCCAGCTTCCTTCACTACCCCTAAATCGTTGCCatctttctcacttttctttttcagaaaagattGCAACCGAGAAGTAATTAAATTAGGAACCCTCCCACCTGCAAACAATCGTAGCGTTATGTCAACAATTAGCAACCaaccaataaaaaaaacataaaaacacaTTACCTATATAAGCCTTCAACCCCTCTTTCTCATTCTCCTTCTCAAAACTCAACAATTCAGAAATTGACAAACATTCAGCAGCCGCAAAACACTCTATCAAAAAATCTAAAAACATATTttcttccttatttctctccacaGCCTCAAGAATTTGCATTGGCTTCGGAGATCAATACAACGAAAATCTCTCTATCAACTCACCATCTAAATAGAAAGGGTATTTGGTGTTTACTGACTGAACCTTCACAAACATAGATTTGAAATTCTTGAAGGAAGATTTATATAATGAAAACAAAGAACGACCAGGGAAGCTACTAAGGTAAACCCACAAACCTTTTCACACTCTCTTAGATtgaaacagagaaaagaaaatatttaaagacatagaaaattccagaaaagACATCAAACATTCAAAAGCTAGCAAAAAAGCCCATGAGATTTGATGTATCTGTGAGGGAGCACAGTTCAGCTGCATCAGAACCTTACATTCAAAGTTAGAGAATGGAAATTTCAAATAGAGTTCTGTTAAACAGGGGGTATACATATAGAAATAAGCCCAGTCTCCCCTCCTCTCACAAACCCTCTCCTCACTACCACAAGGGAGAAGTTCGACGCCAATAGCTGAACCATCCTTGATCAATTTCAGAGCTTTAAGCTCGAGCAGCGATAGGTAGAAGCGCGAGTTTTAATATCAACATGCACGTAGTGATAAAAATTTTCACTTTTAACCTCCACcaacttttccttttctttttctctacccATCGTCGAAACAAAGAGATAGAAACAAAGACAAGAGAACTAACTTTTTGAAGTCATGTTTCTTTCACAAACTTAAGCAAGAAGACTAGGGTTAAGAGTTCGTATCTTTTCCAAAACGAAAATGGTAATAAAACATCACTACTACCCACTAACTTAGTGGATAATTCAAAGATGACTGTTCACATAACCTGATTAAAAGAACGGCCCAGATCTTGCCTAGAGAAAAATACACATGAATTTATTGCAACACATGCCACGAGGTacattcattattattattattattattatttcataaaAAACCCAAGCTTGAAGAACAACAACGCGCGTTGAGCTTGGAAGCTAACATATTCGTCCATAACCGAGGTATAACTGCACAACAAAAGCTCAACTTGCTAAATGTAAGTTCGGTAAGTCAAGCTTGGGGGATATGTACTATATCCCTAATACATCAGCAAAATCGAGTTATACGTCGGCAGGatcaaacaaattcaaaatagatAACTCCCTATCGTAACAAACTTCTTCTCCGAATCTCGCACTTAGTTGGCTACAGATATCTCGACTAACAAATCGACAAATATTTCACCTATAACAGTTATAAATCAGAGTCTTAGCCGACGATAAGGGGCGGAAGATCACAAACAGAAGACACAACATCATTTTCACTCTCTTTAAGATACTTTACTGATTTGAAtctcgaaaattttttttgtaagtaCTATGCTTGGATTCGAGTTTACGAGGCTACTTTTCTGCTGGACAAGAGGTTTCAAGAGTTCGCAAAACAGTACAGAGCTGTCCTATAGACGGAAGAATATCCTAGTcagaacaaaaataaatttttttagtaattaaattaaaagataatacTAATAAACAATTTTTTACCCAATAAGATAGAgggaaaaagggaaaagaaaaaaaaaggaagggaGAAGTATGACAAAGTTAGCTAAATGTTTTCCAATTTTTTGTTGCAAAAATTACTAAGAACACGTACaaagattaaaattatattttcgaCCTTTTCGGTTTTCCCCTTACAGGTATTATTGTAATATGTATATTCATATtcttctttaaaattatatattttatattttagtttataaaatttatatgaacTCAACGAATATACTACCGCTGATAGATCGCAGCCCTAGCCTAATGAATGTGAAATGGATAGAAATATTTTAACTCCTAATAATGTTAACTTACTAATACTATTACTACTACCACTACTACTACAGTATAAGAAAGGGggtaaaaaaaagaagcaaaaatggaaacaaagtaaaaacacaaaaatgtaTAATTTGGATCTTATCTGTTTGAGCTCTTTGTTTCGTTGGATATCGAGCCTTGTCACGAGCGTTTAACTTCTACTTTCCCTTTTTTCCATTATTTTCCccctctttcttttttaatttttttattttcctaaaaaaataaaaataatggtaattttttttaaaaattattagaatttattattttagttattattttcgattattaactaattttttaatttaataatatattttagtttatatttttaaatattaataattaattattaaaaaaaataaattcagttattcttttattattatttgtggaGAAATTATATATACACAATTATTGATTTGATTCATATATGACTGCAGTCCTAGTAGTGAAGTAGTAGTGGAAGCGGTGGGTGAAAAAAACCTTTCGAACAAGAAGTACCCTTCACAACACAAATCATCCATGAAGAGGGAGCACCACCATCTACATCCCAACCCACACGATCCCTCACCCTCTTCCGTGCCTGCACCATCGCCACCTTCATCTACGCCACCAACCACCTCCACCATCGCCGGAGCTTATTCCGGTTACTCAATCCACAACGGTACAACCTCTTCCGGAAAATCCAAGCTCTGGGACGAGTGCGCGGCGGCTGACGGCGGCATGGACGAGCTACTCGCGGTGGTTGGTTACAAGGTGAGGTCGTCGGATATGGCGGAAGTGGCGCAGAAGCTTGAGCAGCTTGAGGAAGCCATGGGGAACGCACGGGACGGAATCTCCCAACTCTCCAACGACACGGTTCACTTCAACCCCGCAGATATCTCCAACTGGCTCGAAACGATGATCAACAATCTCGACGTGccgcctcctcctcctccaccgtTGCCGCAGCAACACTCCGTtgactcctcctcctcctccgccgCCTTCCTCCCCCAAACTGATTCCTCCACCATCACAACTTCCGTGGATAGGGCCTTCGAGGACAGCTCCTCCTCCGACTACGACCTCAAGGCCATCGCAGGCAAGGCAATATACACCACCGCCGCCGCCACCGCCGATTCCCTATCTCCTTCCTCCAAGCGCATGAAACCCTCGCCTTCCGAGTCGTCGTCCTCGACTCGGCCCCTCGTACTGGTTGACTCGCAGGAGAATGGGATCCGACTCGTCCACACACTCATGGCGTGCGCGGAGGCTGTCCACCAGAACAACCTGTCTCTTGCGGAGGCGCTCGTAAAGCAGATCGGGTTCTTGGCGGTGTCTCAGGTTGGAGCCATGCGCAAAGTAGCCACCTACTTCGCCGAAGCCCTCGCTCGCCGGATCTACGGTCTATACCCGGAGAACCCGATCCACCACTCGTTCTCCGATATGCTCCAGATCCACTTCTACGAGACCTGTCCCTACCTCAAGTTCGCTCACTTCACCGCCAACCAGGCCATCCTCGAAGCGTTCCAGGGAAAGAACCGCGTCCACGTCATCGATTTCAGCATGAACCAGGGGATGCAGTGGCCAGCGCTCATGCAAGCCCTGGCTCTCCGTCCGGGCGGTCCGCCGGCATTCCGGTTAACCGGAATCGGACCACCGGCGGCAGACAACTCCGATCACTTGCAGGAGGTAGGTTGGAAGCTCGCTCAATTAGCCGAAACGATCCACGTCGAGTTCGAGTATAGAGGATTCGTCGCGAACAGCTTGGCGGATCTTGACGCTTCGATGCTGGAGCTGAGGCCGAGTGAGACCGAGGCGGTGGCGGTTAACTCGGTTTTCGAGCTGCACAAGCTGCTCGCTCGTCCTGGCGCGGTGGAGAAGGTTCTGTCGGTGGTGAGGCAGATTCGACCGGAGATCGTGACGGTGGTGGAGCAGGAGGCGAACCACAATGGACCGGGTTTTCTTGACAGGTTCACGGAGTCGCTGCACTACTACTCCACCATGTTCGACTCGCTTGAGGGTTCGGTAAACTCGCAGGACAAGGTGATGTCGGAGGTGTACCTTGGGAAACAGATCTGCAACGTGGTAGCGTGCGAAGGGGTGGACCGGGTCGAGAGGCACGAGACACTGGGTCAGTGGCGGACCCGATTTGGTTCTGCTGGGTTCGCACCGGTCCACTTGGGTTCAAATGCCTTCAAGCAAGCGAGCATGTTGCTAGCACTGTTTGCGGGTGGGGATGGATACAGAGTGGAAGAGAATAACGGTTGCCTTATGCTTGGTTGGCATACTAGACCCTTGATTGCCACCTCCGCGTGGCAACTCGCCACCAAAACGGTGGTTGCTCACTGAGTTAACTCGGGTCGAGTTGGTGGACTCCAGAGATGAGAGTTCAGaccaactttttttattattttaattttaattttcaatggaTAGCCACCAGAAAAAAAAATGGTTTAAAAAAAAACTTGTGGGGATGAGAGGGCAGTGTGTAATGTGCTGCTATGCTGAGCTGTCTGCACTGATTGCTCGGGACTGAGACCCACCATTGTCCATTTTCCTGCCCCCAACTTGTACCTCTTTCCACCCCCTTCTCTGTTAATTTTACCCTTTATAGCTTaggtttttcccttttttctcttttcttttgggGGGGTTGAGTTGGAATCTCATGTAACTTTTGAGGGTTGGATTGGAAGAggttaatgtgtatttatatttcttttttcttttatgtttttgatATATATAGCTTTGCTGGTAATAAAaggaatctttttcttttttttttctttttctgtttttgggGTGTTAGTAATTGTTGTTGGATGAATGGGATTGGTGAATTGAATTGATGATGAGATGATGGATCAATATCAATATCATTGTCAAGTTAAGAATGATGGGATCTGTGTGGGTCTGGGCCAGCTATGATGGAATCTTCGTGAAAgagtcagagagagagagagagaaagagagaggttgCCAAAATGGAGAATGGAGGCTGAGTTGCTTTGCACTAAGCAGAGATAAAGCAGGTTGCCTTGTGTGGAATACATTCAAGAGTTTGAGTTCACCCATCATCACCAATGGATATCTGTTACTGCTGCCCCCTCTCCCTTGTGTGTGTGCTTGACAAAATTACTGCACTATCAACCGAATCAACCCCTCTTTCCTGTCAGAGAGGAAAGCACAGCCCGTCAGAAAGTGAAACAAAGAGAGAGAATCGCTTTTAATGTCAAGATCTTCGTTGTGCTATTCACCTTGAAAAGTTTCACTTTTAAAAATGGGTATTCCCTCGCAATTATTGTGCTACAAGTCCTATAACGATATCACATTGCCTTGCTTCTGCTATTTCGTTTTCCCTCTTTAGGTTTCATTTCCTTTTGCCTTGGCTGCCCAAAGATATTTCTGGGTTTATTTTGAACAGACCAATCTGATTTTTTGCATATTAAATATGGTGACAACTGGCCTGCCCAAGagggttttttttatatatatataaattttaattctactTAT
This genomic window contains:
- the LOC112734756 gene encoding DELLA protein 2, whose product is MKREHHHLHPNPHDPSPSSVPAPSPPSSTPPTTSTIAGAYSGYSIHNGTTSSGKSKLWDECAAADGGMDELLAVVGYKVRSSDMAEVAQKLEQLEEAMGNARDGISQLSNDTVHFNPADISNWLETMINNLDVPPPPPPPLPQQHSVDSSSSSAAFLPQTDSSTITTSVDRAFEDSSSSDYDLKAIAGKAIYTTAAATADSLSPSSKRMKPSPSESSSSTRPLVLVDSQENGIRLVHTLMACAEAVHQNNLSLAEALVKQIGFLAVSQVGAMRKVATYFAEALARRIYGLYPENPIHHSFSDMLQIHFYETCPYLKFAHFTANQAILEAFQGKNRVHVIDFSMNQGMQWPALMQALALRPGGPPAFRLTGIGPPAADNSDHLQEVGWKLAQLAETIHVEFEYRGFVANSLADLDASMLELRPSETEAVAVNSVFELHKLLARPGAVEKVLSVVRQIRPEIVTVVEQEANHNGPGFLDRFTESLHYYSTMFDSLEGSVNSQDKVMSEVYLGKQICNVVACEGVDRVERHETLGQWRTRFGSAGFAPVHLGSNAFKQASMLLALFAGGDGYRVEENNGCLMLGWHTRPLIATSAWQLATKTVVAH